A stretch of DNA from Acidobacteriota bacterium:
CCTTCAGCCGGCCCCGTTCCCAACTCGTCAACAAGGATAGCTGTGATGTGTCGATGGATCGGAATCCTGTCCCTTTTCGGGGCCTGTTCCACGTTTTACCTGGTGGGAAGCTGTCTCGCCGTCGGTCCGGCGGCGTCCGGCGAAGTCGGGGGCGAAACCCCGGAGGGGCTGGACCCCGCCCTGTGGAAACGGGCGGTGAAACTGACCCGCGAGGCCCTGGTGGCGGACACCCACTGCGACACCGCGTTCCACTTCGATCGCCCCGGTTACCGTTTCGACCAGCGCCACGACGAGGGGCACGTCGACCTGCCCCGGATGCGCCAGGGCGGCGTCAAGCTCCAGGTCTTCGCCCACTACACCCCGCCGGACGTCCAGGGTGACGCCGCCGTCGGGGACGCCCGGGAAACCCTGGCCCTCATGACGAAGACCCTGACCGCCGCGGGCGTGACGGTCGCCCGCACCCCCGCCGAGCTGAAGTCCGCCGTCCGGCGCGGCCGGGTGGCGGCCATCCTCAGCCTGGAGAACGGCAACCCCCTGCCCCCGGGCCGCCTGGACCTCCTGGAGGAGTACCACGCGGCGGGGGTCCGGGCGCTCGGGCTGTGCCACTGGCGTCCCAACGACCTCTGCGACGCCTCCACCGACAATCCGCGCTGGAACGGCCTGAGCCCCTGGGGCGAGACGGTGGTCCGCGAAATGAACCGCCGGGGGTGGATG
This window harbors:
- a CDS encoding membrane dipeptidase — encoded protein: MCRWIGILSLFGACSTFYLVGSCLAVGPAASGEVGGETPEGLDPALWKRAVKLTREALVADTHCDTAFHFDRPGYRFDQRHDEGHVDLPRMRQGGVKLQVFAHYTPPDVQGDAAVGDARETLALMTKTLTAAGVTVARTPAELKSAVRRGRVAAILSLENGNPLPPGRLDLLEEYHAAGVRALGLCHWRPNDLCDASTDNPRWNGLSPWGETVVREMNRRGWMVDVSHLSDDSVRRILAISAAPIMASHSDCRALNDIPRNLPDDLIRAIAAKGGLVGVNFSPAFLDADYLRQDDERLARLQPQLEALEKQYGEDRRAYHRARRQLLATVPVKLPGVARLVDHIDHVVTVGGIDAVGLGSDFDGIGALPAPMESCADIPLVTCELLRRGYTERDVRKILGGNFLRFFESVTRAAAAPSTGKTKALD